The Thalassotalea nanhaiensis genome has a window encoding:
- the dapE gene encoding succinyl-diaminopimelate desuccinylase, translating into MTNESAVIKLTKDLISRKSVTPLDEGCQELMASRLIAAGFNNESMVFEDTTNMWARRGTEHPVFCFAGHTDVVPAGPDSKWHTPAFEPTIKDGWLYGRGAADMKGSLAAMIVATERFVKDYPGHKGSIAYLITSDEEGPFINGTTRVIDTLEARNEKIDWCIVGEPSSTDKAGDIVKNGRRGSITGDLTVHGVQGHVAYPHLVKNPIHLATPALTELSTEHWDEGNQYFPPTSFQLSNVNSGTGATNVVPGELHAIFNLRYSTEINDDIIIKRVTEILDKHQLDYEIKWTFNGKPFITGEGKLLSAVVDSVKEANGVDCTPSTSGGTSDGRFIAPTGAQVVELGPTNATIHKVNESVNCQDLEDLVEMYYLIMKKLLTD; encoded by the coding sequence ATGACTAATGAATCAGCCGTAATTAAATTAACTAAAGATTTAATTTCAAGAAAATCTGTCACACCATTAGATGAAGGTTGCCAGGAATTAATGGCAAGCAGACTCATAGCGGCAGGTTTTAATAATGAATCAATGGTTTTTGAAGATACTACCAACATGTGGGCAAGACGTGGAACTGAGCACCCTGTTTTTTGTTTCGCCGGCCACACTGATGTTGTACCTGCTGGCCCAGACTCAAAATGGCACACTCCTGCTTTTGAACCAACGATAAAAGATGGTTGGCTTTACGGACGTGGCGCTGCCGATATGAAAGGCTCTCTTGCTGCGATGATAGTTGCAACCGAACGTTTTGTAAAAGACTACCCAGGTCATAAGGGCTCTATTGCCTATTTAATTACCTCTGATGAAGAAGGCCCTTTTATTAACGGTACTACACGCGTAATTGATACGTTAGAGGCCCGCAATGAAAAAATTGACTGGTGTATTGTCGGAGAGCCATCAAGTACCGATAAAGCTGGTGACATTGTTAAAAATGGCCGAAGGGGCTCAATTACTGGCGATTTAACTGTTCATGGTGTTCAAGGTCATGTCGCCTACCCGCACTTGGTTAAAAATCCTATCCACTTAGCGACTCCGGCCTTAACAGAACTAAGCACTGAGCATTGGGATGAAGGTAATCAGTATTTCCCGCCAACCAGTTTTCAATTGTCCAATGTAAACTCAGGTACCGGAGCAACTAATGTTGTTCCCGGTGAATTACATGCAATTTTTAACTTGCGTTATAGCACTGAAATTAATGATGATATTATCATCAAGAGAGTTACTGAGATTCTCGATAAGCACCAGCTTGATTATGAAATTAAATGGACCTTTAATGGTAAGCCATTTATTACCGGAGAAGGTAAGTTACTTTCTGCGGTGGTTGACTCGGTAAAAGAAGCCAATGGTGTGGACTGTACGCCATCTACGTCTGGTGGCACATCTGATGGTCGCTTTATCGCGCCAACGGGGGCTCAAGTTGTCGAGCTTGGGCCTACAAATGCAACCATTCATAAAGTAAATGAAAGTGTAAATTGTCAAGACTTAGAAGATTTGGTTGAGATGTACTATTTGATCATGAAAAAGCTTTTAACTGATTAG
- a CDS encoding M15 family metallopeptidase has protein sequence MPTDISKASITGCTDEHIHYFNDRIGVHRAMVDAFTKLQQAALTDGINLQIASGFRSFEQQLSIFNGKLSGQRNVLDINNNKLNLADLRTKEKVTSILLFSALPGASRHHWGTDIDVYDPDLLNNEALQLEPWEYEASGHQAKLTAWLNDNMKEFGFYRPYDLYRGGVAAEPWHISYHPLASLYHSKLTLDLLGECLKTSEILNKTDILAMLETIYNQYIINVGTP, from the coding sequence ATGCCAACAGATATATCAAAAGCCAGTATTACTGGTTGTACTGATGAACATATACACTACTTCAATGATAGAATTGGTGTTCATAGGGCAATGGTTGATGCATTTACAAAGTTACAACAAGCTGCGTTAACCGATGGCATTAATCTACAGATAGCCAGCGGTTTTCGCTCGTTTGAACAGCAACTGTCCATATTTAATGGTAAATTGTCAGGTCAGCGAAATGTATTAGATATTAATAATAATAAGTTAAATCTTGCCGATTTAAGAACTAAAGAAAAAGTCACCAGTATTTTATTGTTTTCTGCTTTGCCTGGTGCCAGTCGTCATCATTGGGGCACCGATATTGATGTATACGACCCTGATCTTCTCAATAATGAAGCACTGCAGTTAGAGCCATGGGAATACGAGGCTTCAGGCCATCAAGCAAAATTGACTGCTTGGCTAAACGATAATATGAAGGAATTTGGTTTTTATCGCCCGTATGATTTATATCGTGGTGGGGTTGCTGCTGAGCCTTGGCATATTTCATATCACCCTTTGGCGAGTTTATACCACTCAAAGCTAACACTGGATTTACTTGGTGAATGTTTAAAGACAAGTGAAATATTAAATAAAACTGACATTTTAGCAATGTTAGAAACCATCTATAATCAATACATCATTAATGTAGGAACACCTTAA
- a CDS encoding efflux RND transporter periplasmic adaptor subunit, whose amino-acid sequence MKSTKFNLKAALLASTMLSSSMFLTGCNNAEAVAEEKTVEVIAIPVEVALVQNGDISSNYVTTTVLEPKEEAEVISKASGILEKLYVEEGQFVQAGDLLAEIEPERFQLRAEKAQAELSSLRLELDRINKVHSQKLVSTDTLDKLKWQYEIAKSNVKIAELDLKETKILAPISGYIAKRYVKEGNLVEQYQSQKLFHIVKLQVLESTVNLPEQELSKLRINQPAKLSFTAFPNEEVIAHVERISPVVDSETGTFSVKLKVENPDNKLKAGMFAQVKLVYDVHSNTKLLPKKALISMDNKHTVFTINDNKAHKTIVTLGYEDESFVEIIDGLDLDAQVVTTGQNNLKDQAVIQVIDAI is encoded by the coding sequence ATGAAATCTACTAAATTTAATTTAAAAGCAGCTCTTCTAGCATCTACAATGCTTTCTTCTTCAATGTTTTTAACTGGCTGTAATAATGCAGAAGCTGTTGCAGAAGAAAAAACAGTTGAAGTTATTGCCATTCCTGTAGAAGTTGCCTTAGTGCAAAATGGTGATATTAGTTCTAACTATGTTACGACTACCGTGTTAGAGCCAAAAGAAGAAGCTGAAGTTATTTCAAAAGCTTCAGGGATTCTTGAAAAGTTGTACGTTGAAGAAGGACAATTTGTACAAGCTGGTGATTTATTAGCTGAAATAGAACCAGAGAGATTTCAACTAAGAGCTGAAAAAGCACAAGCAGAGCTTTCAAGCTTAAGACTAGAGCTAGACAGAATCAATAAAGTTCATAGTCAAAAGTTAGTAAGTACTGATACGTTAGATAAATTAAAGTGGCAATATGAAATTGCCAAATCCAATGTAAAAATTGCAGAGTTGGATTTAAAAGAAACAAAAATACTTGCACCTATTTCAGGTTATATAGCTAAACGTTACGTAAAAGAAGGCAACCTGGTTGAGCAATATCAAAGCCAAAAACTATTTCATATCGTAAAACTTCAAGTATTAGAAAGTACCGTAAATTTACCTGAACAAGAGTTAAGTAAATTGCGTATAAACCAGCCGGCAAAACTAAGCTTTACCGCATTTCCAAACGAGGAAGTAATCGCTCATGTCGAACGCATAAGCCCTGTTGTTGATTCAGAAACAGGCACCTTTAGTGTAAAACTTAAAGTTGAAAACCCTGACAATAAACTTAAAGCAGGTATGTTTGCGCAAGTTAAATTGGTTTATGACGTACATAGCAACACCAAACTTTTACCAAAAAAAGCGCTGATCTCTATGGATAACAAGCATACGGTGTTTACCATTAATGATAATAAAGCCCACAAAACCATTGTTACACTTGGTTATGAGGACGAGTCATTTGTCGAGATCATCGATGGTTTGGACCTTGATGCACAGGTAGTAACTACCGGACAAAACAACTTAAAAGACCAAGCGGTTATTCAAGTAATTGACGCTATTTAA
- a CDS encoding efflux RND transporter permease subunit, which produces MNVVNVAVKRPVTVWMFTFAVLLFGMVSLSKLSVNLLPELSYPTLTIRTDYLGAAPGEVEQLVTKPIEEVVGIVKGVRNVQSISKAGQSDVLLEFEWGTEMDLASLEVREKLDVIRLPLDVKKPLLLRFNPNLDPIIRFALKTKQSSEDFDEQKLKSIRDYADEELKRKLESVSGVASVKLGGGLEKEIQILIDQHKVSQLGIDSQLIVERLQQENINQSGGRVEDGTQEYLVRTLNQFKNLNDMRNVYITSVDGKHIRLSDIAKVIDSHKERTSITRVNGAEAVEIALYKEGDANTVNVAKKVDFRVEQLTGELPEDLELIKVYDQSTFIANAINEVKSAAIIGGLLAMLVLFFFLKNIWATVIISISIPVSVIATFNLMYGNDISLNIMSLGGIALAVGLLVDNSIVVLENIARQKELLDSSDNTSNKNAAVIGTKEVSTAIMASTLTTMAVFFPLVFVEGIAGQLFRDQALTVTFALLASLIVALTLIPMLSSREFKQSTIDESITSKRQLASDATKFQKLKYYLATPFVWLFRGLFYYLPLLVSMVVTFIFRSLKLLLSKAFTPLLWMFDKIYNGLARIYQNLLAMALNQRIAVLFIIIAMSGSAIPLVKQLNVEVIPPLAQGEFYVEISQQPGTPLEKTDNTLAKLSNEAATLAQVDRTYALAGTGSLMNASPAQGGDYWGRLNVVLKEGSTKADEQFVMVHLRNFLQTIPGIQMKFSSPELFSFKPPIEIELAGYDLDLLKRYSDVISNKLNDNKRFIDVKTSLQNGHPEIKVFFDHQRLAQLGLTAPQVAKLLSTKVGGAIASQYSIKDKKVDILVRADEASRDSVSDIKQIIINPQSDKAIPLSAVADVKLSVGPSEITRIGQQRAAVISANFAFGDISGAVQELQTIIDDLNIPLNVSATITGQNEEMDVSFNSLMFALLLAVFLVYLVMASQFESLLHPLLILFTVPLAAAGSIYGLFITQTPLSVIVFIGLIMLAGIVVNNAIVLVDRINQLRESGMAKSDAIMTSATSRLRPIIMTTLTTTLGLLPLAISTGDGAEIRAPMAITVIFGLLFATLLTLFFIPVLYSLFDRKRFGEAHA; this is translated from the coding sequence ATGAACGTGGTTAATGTTGCGGTTAAAAGACCGGTAACTGTGTGGATGTTTACGTTTGCTGTATTACTATTTGGTATGGTGAGCTTATCAAAGTTATCGGTAAATTTATTACCCGAATTATCTTACCCTACCCTAACAATTCGTACCGACTACCTCGGAGCAGCACCAGGTGAAGTTGAACAGTTGGTGACTAAACCTATTGAAGAAGTTGTCGGCATTGTTAAAGGTGTACGCAATGTGCAATCGATTTCAAAAGCAGGACAATCAGACGTGTTGCTTGAATTTGAATGGGGTACCGAAATGGATTTGGCCAGCCTTGAGGTTAGAGAAAAGCTCGATGTTATACGCCTGCCATTAGATGTTAAAAAACCTTTATTGTTACGATTTAACCCTAATTTAGATCCCATTATTCGGTTTGCATTAAAAACTAAACAAAGTAGTGAAGATTTTGATGAGCAAAAACTAAAATCAATAAGAGATTACGCTGACGAAGAATTAAAAAGAAAACTTGAATCAGTCAGCGGTGTTGCATCTGTAAAACTGGGTGGCGGTTTAGAAAAAGAGATTCAAATTCTAATTGACCAGCACAAGGTGAGCCAGCTTGGCATTGACAGCCAACTTATTGTTGAACGATTACAGCAAGAAAATATTAATCAATCAGGCGGCCGTGTCGAAGATGGTACCCAAGAATATCTAGTTCGTACCCTAAACCAATTCAAAAATTTAAATGACATGCGTAATGTGTATATCACTAGTGTTGATGGAAAACACATTCGCTTATCAGACATTGCTAAAGTTATTGATTCTCACAAAGAGCGTACTTCAATTACTCGAGTAAATGGCGCTGAAGCTGTTGAAATTGCCTTATATAAAGAAGGCGATGCAAACACGGTAAATGTAGCCAAAAAAGTAGATTTTCGAGTAGAGCAATTAACCGGTGAGCTCCCTGAAGATCTTGAGCTTATTAAAGTTTATGATCAATCAACGTTCATTGCGAATGCCATTAATGAAGTAAAAAGTGCAGCAATTATCGGTGGCTTATTAGCTATGCTGGTTTTGTTCTTCTTCTTAAAAAACATTTGGGCAACCGTCATAATATCTATCTCAATTCCCGTATCAGTTATTGCTACCTTTAATTTAATGTATGGAAACGACATTAGCCTAAATATCATGAGCTTAGGTGGTATTGCTTTAGCTGTTGGCTTGTTGGTAGATAACTCCATTGTGGTATTAGAAAATATTGCTCGCCAAAAAGAGTTACTAGATAGCTCTGACAACACTTCAAATAAAAACGCAGCAGTAATAGGAACAAAAGAAGTGTCCACCGCTATTATGGCATCGACATTAACCACTATGGCAGTATTTTTCCCGTTGGTGTTTGTTGAGGGCATTGCAGGACAACTATTTAGAGATCAAGCATTAACCGTTACGTTTGCACTACTCGCGTCGCTTATCGTTGCCTTGACGCTTATTCCAATGTTGTCATCGCGTGAATTTAAACAATCAACGATTGATGAAAGCATTACCAGCAAACGACAATTAGCGTCTGATGCAACAAAATTTCAAAAATTAAAATACTATCTTGCGACACCATTTGTCTGGTTGTTCAGAGGATTATTTTATTACCTGCCATTACTTGTTTCTATGGTAGTCACCTTCATCTTTAGAAGCTTAAAGTTATTATTGAGCAAAGCGTTTACTCCGCTGCTTTGGATGTTCGATAAAATTTATAATGGCTTAGCCCGTATATATCAAAACTTATTGGCGATGGCGCTAAACCAGCGTATTGCTGTACTGTTCATTATCATTGCAATGAGCGGCTCTGCCATACCACTGGTTAAACAGTTAAATGTTGAAGTTATCCCACCGCTTGCGCAGGGTGAGTTTTACGTAGAGATCAGCCAACAACCTGGTACACCGCTGGAGAAAACAGATAATACGCTAGCCAAACTTTCTAACGAAGCTGCAACCTTAGCACAAGTAGACAGAACGTATGCGTTAGCGGGAACAGGTAGCTTAATGAACGCATCGCCAGCTCAAGGTGGTGACTACTGGGGTCGGTTAAATGTAGTACTGAAAGAAGGCAGTACAAAAGCAGACGAACAATTTGTTATGGTGCATTTGCGTAACTTTTTACAAACAATTCCTGGCATACAAATGAAGTTTTCAAGCCCAGAGCTGTTTAGTTTTAAGCCACCTATTGAGATTGAACTTGCAGGCTATGACTTAGATTTACTCAAACGATATAGCGATGTGATCAGTAACAAACTTAATGATAATAAACGCTTTATTGATGTAAAAACCTCTTTGCAAAATGGTCACCCTGAAATTAAAGTATTTTTCGACCATCAACGTTTAGCGCAACTGGGCTTAACTGCTCCGCAAGTTGCCAAACTTTTATCAACCAAAGTTGGCGGAGCTATTGCCAGCCAATATTCGATAAAAGATAAAAAGGTCGATATTTTAGTACGCGCTGATGAAGCAAGTCGTGACTCAGTTAGCGACATTAAACAAATTATTATTAACCCTCAAAGTGACAAAGCTATTCCACTTTCAGCAGTAGCCGATGTGAAGCTTTCAGTCGGCCCTAGTGAGATCACTCGTATTGGGCAACAGCGAGCAGCTGTTATTTCAGCGAACTTTGCCTTTGGTGATATCAGCGGTGCGGTACAAGAGCTACAAACCATCATTGATGATTTAAATATCCCGTTAAATGTTAGTGCTACCATTACCGGCCAAAATGAAGAAATGGATGTGTCATTTAACTCTCTAATGTTTGCGCTATTACTTGCAGTATTTCTAGTGTACCTGGTAATGGCCTCGCAGTTTGAGTCTTTACTGCACCCTTTACTGATTTTGTTTACCGTACCATTAGCTGCCGCAGGGTCAATTTATGGTCTGTTTATCACGCAAACGCCACTAAGTGTCATTGTGTTCATTGGTCTTATCATGTTGGCCGGTATAGTCGTTAACAACGCCATTGTCTTAGTTGATCGCATTAACCAATTACGCGAATCAGGTATGGCTAAAAGTGATGCGATTATGACATCTGCAACATCGCGATTGCGCCCTATTATAATGACAACACTAACCACGACCCTTGGCTTATTACCATTAGCGATAAGTACCGGTGACGGTGCTGAGATTAGAGCACCAATGGCAATCACGGTTATTTTCGGTTTATTATTTGCGACGCTGTTAACGCTGTTTTTCATCCCAGTTTTGTACAGTTTATTTGATCGTAAACGATTTGGAGAAGCCCATGCCTAA
- a CDS encoding efflux RND transporter permease subunit, which translates to MAEQQPSLNDSNNKETVGATLATFALKRPITVIMIFLSLLLTGIISSRLLPLEKFPGIDIPQLWINVPYPDASPAEVERLITRPIEESLATISGIKRMRSTSHEGGADIQLEFDWDENINAKSIEARENVDAIRHLLPRDVERVLVYQFNTNDFPIFQLRISSEQDLSLAYDLLDRNLKRPLERVQGVSKVELYGVDKRQISIRLDPDKLVALHIDRALLVKNLNENNFSMAAGHFYDNGEKVMVNPVGEYRSIDEIKNLIVQDNIRLKDIASVEMTLPIPWEGRHLDQTYAIGMNILKESNANLVEVSKRVLNVIEQVNDNPQFNGINLYIMDDTAKGVTDSLSDLLNAGMLGALLSVGVLYLFLRHFVTTMIVVLSVPISICITLGVMYFAGYSLNILSMMGLLLAVGMLVDNSVVITESIFQEKQNNDDIVEATKKGVNKVSLAVIAGTATTMIVFLPNIVGTKIDITIFLEHVAIAICISLFASLLIAQTLIPLLTSKIKSQVTQKQKRAKASRFEQYYLKSLRWTHHHKVATSIIAFLILFSIAIPLQFVTGDEEQNFNDNRLFISWEINDQFNFETAEKIITKMENYLYSNKDEFLIDSVYSYYAGHSLQTTLILHDGELPISMKELKDKIRENLPKFVRATPRFGFDQGNGGGVQINLTGISTDVLIELKNNLIPLIEHIDGITDVSSDIRGEKKEMQISVDRTAAFRHGLSTQDVSSAIALALRGQPLRTYRHGDSGELDIWLNYDLKVKKSIDELKKLPVIEHDGKIITLDNVATLTIKPSLTEIRRYNRQTAITIQANLDDITLEEAKEKLEATLSAVALPSGYNYSLDGSFVRQDETENVMGQNMLLAVCMIYIVMAALFESLLLPTAVITSLLFSFVGVFWAFLITGSSMSVMGMIGMLILMGIVVNNGIVLVDRINQLIEKGEAIEAAVMQGCKDRLRPILMTVSTTILGLIPLALGNTQVGGDGPTYAPMAIAIIGGLTFSTVTSLYLVPLAYVLLLRLKAYSSKLIGNSKSMVSKVLKA; encoded by the coding sequence ATGGCAGAACAGCAACCAAGTTTAAATGACAGCAATAATAAAGAAACCGTAGGTGCAACTTTAGCTACATTTGCTTTAAAGCGCCCTATTACCGTGATCATGATATTTTTATCTTTATTACTTACCGGCATTATTTCCAGTCGTTTATTGCCCCTTGAAAAATTTCCAGGGATCGATATTCCGCAACTTTGGATTAATGTGCCTTATCCTGATGCCTCACCTGCTGAAGTTGAACGGTTGATCACCCGCCCAATTGAAGAGTCATTAGCGACCATTTCTGGTATTAAACGCATGCGCTCGACGTCACATGAAGGTGGCGCCGATATTCAGTTAGAGTTTGATTGGGATGAAAATATCAATGCCAAAAGTATTGAAGCTAGGGAGAATGTCGATGCAATTCGCCACCTACTCCCTCGCGATGTTGAACGTGTTTTAGTTTATCAATTTAATACCAATGACTTTCCTATATTTCAACTTAGGATCTCGTCAGAGCAAGACTTATCATTAGCCTATGATTTACTCGACAGAAACTTAAAACGCCCTCTCGAGCGCGTACAAGGGGTCAGTAAAGTTGAGTTGTATGGCGTAGACAAACGTCAAATAAGCATTAGGTTAGATCCAGATAAATTAGTAGCACTGCATATTGATAGAGCGTTGTTGGTTAAAAACCTTAATGAAAATAACTTCTCTATGGCAGCTGGTCATTTTTATGACAACGGCGAAAAAGTAATGGTTAACCCCGTTGGCGAGTATCGTAGCATTGATGAAATCAAGAATTTGATTGTTCAAGATAATATTCGTTTAAAAGATATTGCCAGTGTAGAGATGACCTTGCCTATTCCTTGGGAAGGAAGACATTTAGATCAAACCTACGCTATAGGAATGAATATCCTAAAAGAGTCAAATGCCAACTTAGTTGAAGTTTCAAAACGAGTTTTAAATGTAATTGAACAAGTTAATGACAACCCACAATTTAACGGTATTAACCTTTACATCATGGATGACACAGCAAAAGGTGTGACTGATTCCCTGTCTGATTTATTAAATGCCGGTATGTTGGGGGCACTACTGTCGGTTGGTGTGCTCTACCTATTTTTGCGTCATTTTGTTACTACCATGATTGTGGTGTTATCTGTTCCTATTTCAATTTGTATTACCTTAGGCGTGATGTACTTTGCTGGTTATAGTTTAAATATCTTATCAATGATGGGCCTTTTGCTCGCGGTTGGTATGCTGGTTGATAACTCCGTGGTAATTACAGAGTCAATATTTCAAGAAAAACAAAACAATGATGATATCGTTGAGGCGACTAAAAAAGGCGTAAATAAAGTTTCTCTGGCCGTTATCGCCGGTACTGCAACGACAATGATTGTTTTTTTACCTAACATTGTTGGCACTAAAATAGATATCACCATATTTTTAGAGCATGTAGCTATCGCAATATGTATATCATTATTTGCGTCACTGTTGATTGCTCAAACGTTAATCCCCTTACTAACCAGCAAAATAAAATCACAAGTTACGCAGAAACAAAAACGCGCTAAAGCGAGTCGATTTGAACAGTATTATTTAAAAAGCTTACGATGGACTCATCACCACAAAGTGGCAACATCAATCATAGCGTTTTTAATTTTATTCAGTATTGCGATTCCCTTGCAGTTTGTAACCGGTGATGAAGAACAGAATTTTAATGATAACCGTCTGTTTATTAGCTGGGAAATAAATGACCAGTTCAATTTCGAAACGGCTGAAAAAATCATTACTAAAATGGAAAACTACCTATACAGCAATAAAGACGAGTTTTTAATAGATTCAGTTTACAGCTATTACGCTGGCCATAGCCTGCAAACGACATTGATTTTACATGATGGCGAATTACCTATCTCAATGAAAGAATTGAAAGATAAGATACGCGAAAACCTGCCAAAATTTGTTCGTGCGACTCCACGGTTTGGTTTCGACCAAGGTAACGGCGGCGGCGTACAAATTAACTTAACCGGTATATCTACTGACGTTCTGATTGAGTTAAAAAATAACCTTATCCCATTAATAGAGCATATTGATGGCATTACCGATGTGAGCTCTGACATCCGTGGAGAGAAAAAAGAAATGCAAATTAGCGTCGATAGAACGGCTGCATTTCGACATGGCCTAAGCACTCAAGACGTTTCTAGCGCTATTGCTTTAGCACTTCGTGGGCAACCTCTGAGAACCTATCGACATGGTGATAGCGGTGAATTGGATATTTGGCTTAATTACGATTTAAAAGTTAAAAAGTCTATTGATGAGTTAAAAAAACTACCAGTAATAGAACATGACGGTAAGATCATAACCCTTGATAATGTCGCGACTTTAACCATTAAACCAAGTTTAACCGAGATCCGTCGTTACAATCGCCAAACCGCGATAACTATACAAGCAAATTTAGATGATATTACCCTAGAAGAAGCAAAAGAAAAGCTTGAAGCTACGTTATCTGCAGTAGCCCTTCCTTCAGGTTACAACTACAGCTTAGATGGCAGCTTTGTTCGTCAAGATGAGACTGAAAATGTAATGGGTCAAAATATGCTACTTGCGGTATGCATGATTTACATCGTTATGGCTGCATTATTTGAAAGTTTACTACTACCAACGGCAGTGATCACCTCATTACTATTTTCTTTTGTCGGTGTGTTTTGGGCATTTTTAATCACTGGCAGTTCAATGTCGGTTATGGGAATGATAGGTATGCTGATATTGATGGGGATAGTTGTTAATAATGGTATCGTACTGGTTGACAGGATCAACCAGTTAATTGAAAAAGGTGAAGCGATTGAAGCTGCTGTAATGCAAGGCTGTAAGGATAGGTTGCGGCCTATTTTAATGACAGTTTCCACCACCATTTTGGGTTTAATCCCATTAGCGTTAGGTAACACTCAAGTGGGGGGCGATGGCCCAACGTATGCACCAATGGCCATTGCAATTATTGGCGGCCTAACCTTTTCAACAGTCACCAGTTTGTATTTGGTACCGCTTGCTTATGTGCTATTACTGCGCTTGAAAGCATACAGTTCAAAACTAATTGGTAATTCAAAAAGCATGGTGAGTAAAGTACTCAAAGCCTAG
- the tcdA gene encoding tRNA cyclic N6-threonylcarbamoyladenosine(37) synthase TcdA: MSDYQLRFGGIERLYGVDGAKHIQQAHFCVIGIGGVGSWAAEALARNGIGQITLIDLDDICITNTNRQIHALADTIGEGKVEVMSDRIKQINPDCIVNEVEDFITQENLFELITNEFDYVIDAIDSVKVKTSLIAHCKRQKLPMITVGGAGGQIDPTKIEIADLSKTYQDPLLAKVKNQLRRDFNFPKNVKRKFGIDAVFSTEQLMYPTSEGGVCHAKQSNDGAMRLDCSGGFGAATHVTASFAFFAVGKAMTKYLARKQREASTL; the protein is encoded by the coding sequence ATGTCTGATTATCAATTACGTTTTGGTGGTATCGAACGCTTATATGGCGTTGATGGTGCTAAACATATCCAACAAGCACACTTTTGCGTAATCGGCATAGGTGGCGTTGGTTCTTGGGCAGCTGAGGCACTTGCTCGCAATGGTATTGGCCAAATCACTTTAATTGATCTTGATGATATTTGCATAACAAATACGAACCGCCAAATTCATGCATTAGCTGACACCATAGGCGAAGGCAAAGTTGAAGTAATGAGCGACCGTATAAAACAAATTAATCCAGATTGTATCGTTAATGAAGTTGAAGACTTTATCACTCAAGAGAACTTGTTTGAGTTAATCACCAATGAGTTTGATTACGTGATAGATGCCATTGATTCAGTTAAAGTTAAAACCTCATTAATCGCTCACTGTAAGCGTCAAAAGCTGCCAATGATCACTGTAGGTGGTGCTGGCGGACAGATAGACCCAACGAAGATTGAAATTGCAGATTTAAGTAAAACCTATCAAGACCCGTTATTAGCCAAGGTTAAAAATCAATTACGCCGTGATTTTAATTTTCCCAAGAATGTAAAACGTAAATTCGGTATTGATGCGGTTTTTTCAACAGAGCAGCTAATGTATCCAACGAGTGAAGGCGGAGTTTGTCATGCGAAACAAAGTAATGATGGCGCCATGCGTCTAGATTGCAGCGGCGGCTTTGGTGCGGCTACGCATGTTACGGCCAGTTTTGCTTTTTTTGCAGTAGGTAAAGCTATGACTAAATATTTAGCGAGAAAACAACGCGAAGCTTCTACCCTTTAA